DNA sequence from the Methanococcus maripaludis genome:
ACTTATTTTGGCATATGGTGCTGTATTTGGTTTTGTATGTAGTTATGTATATGATTATGTAGGTAAATTTAATGAAAAAACGGTTAACCTACACAAACACATGCAAAAAACGAATATAATCCATTTAATTCATAATAATATTACTATTAAAAGCGTGATAATAATGATAGGATCTTTTAAATCAACTGATTATCATTTAAATCCAAAAAGCGGTGCAGATACAAAAGGAATATCTGGTTTTGATTTTTCAGATTTTCGAGATGTTCTTTCTGTTGGAAAATATGCATTTGAACATCGGGAATCTATAAAACATTTTATTCCAAAATTTGAAAAAGCACTTGAAAGTGATTTTAAAATAAAATGGGCGGCATTAAACTCACTTTCAATGATTTCAAAGGCAAATCCTCTCGAAGTTCTGCCGTTAATTCCAAAAATTGCGGAATTATTGGAAAACTCTGACTGGAGAATTCGAAAAAATGCAGTTTTATTTTTTGGAGATTTTGGACTTGTATGTTATAATAATGTTAAACCCTACATGGAAAATTTGAAAAAGTGTATTAATGATTCAAACATTGATGTGGTTTGTTCAAGTGCATATGCTCTTTCAAAAATAATGTTAAATTCAAAATGTGAAGAAAAAATTGATTTATTTGGGATACTGCGCGAAAAAATAACTTCAAAAGTAGTTTTAATGGATTTAATAAAAAATATCGGAGAAATTAACCCTGATTTAATAAAATCTTGTCAAAATGATGTATTATCCTGTTTAGATTCAAATGATCCTGTTTTAAAATCAAAAGTAATTAAGATTTTAGGAGATATTAAAGATTACGAACTCGACGAAAATACGTCTAAAATATTGATCGATTCATTAAAAAGTGATAATTTAGAAATTAGGCGAAGTTCAGTTTATTCAATATGGAAATATTCTGAAAAATATCCCGAATACTTAAAAAATGCAATTAATACGCTTGTTGAATTTACAAGTTCGAGCGATAAATATACTAAAATATATTCGCTTTTAGCGCTGAATAAATTAAGCTACACGGAACCACTTAAATTTGAAAATTTAAACATAAATCCATTATTGGATGAAGATCCTGATGTCATTTATCCTTCAATCACGCTTCTTTACAATTTATCAAAATACAGCCCGAAAGTTACTACAAGACACTATAAAAAAGTCTGTGTATTGATGAACAATCCTGATAAATACATTTCAAAGCAGGCTCTTCGAATTGTCGGTAATCTTGGAAAATACGATCAAAAGTACATTAACAGATATATTAATAATGTAAGATTGAAACTTTCAGACGAAGAACTTTCAAAAGAAGCAACGATCGCAATGGTAAAATCCGGCTACATTGAGAAAAAGAATCTTGAAATAATTTTAAAGGCTGCAGACAAGGCTAAATATAATATGGAGTTTTTAAGAGAAATAATTGAAGAATATCCAAAAGAACTTCTTTCATCCCTTGAAAAAGAGTTATTTAATTTAAAAAGAACGTGGAATCAAGAATATATCAATGAACTCTGTTATTCTATAAATGAGAGATTATCATTAAATGATCCAGATTTTACGAATATAAAATTGGAAAGACCTGAAATTGAAGAACCTCCCGTAATTGTTGCTTTAAAATCAGAGTGCACAGAAGTAGAACTTGAAGATGGAAAACAGGTTTATATTTTAGATAAAAGCAAATGCATTGAAACTTCGCTTTCGGGGGACCTTTTAGAACTTTTAGATGTGGAAAATAAAAATGAATTCGATATTTACAAATTATCGCACGATTTAATGATTCAATCATTAATCGAATCTGCAATAAATGAGCCAAAAAGATAGATATTTTATTTTAATTTTTTACTTTTTTAAATTATTCACATTTTACAATAACTAATGGGCTGTGTTCCATCTCTTTTAAAACATCAACAGTTATTTCAAAAGTGTTGTATTTTTTCATTAAATCATGAATTGACTTTGTATATGGGACTTGAGACGTATCTGATAGATTTGCAATGTATAGAATCGTTTTTAAGGGATATTTTTTGTAATTCTCATTTCCCACAATTGCAAGCGGGGTTGCACCACAAAGGCCGCCCTGTTTTAATATTTTTCCAAATTTCCCTAAAATATATCCAAAAACACCTATTTTTGAAATTATTCCATCAATTGCAATTGGAAGTGCTGTAACGTACCAGTTAAAAAACCTGTATGTTGCATCTGTATCGATTACCATAACCGTTAAATCGAGATTCAGTTCTTCCTTTATTTTTTTATGGAGTTTTTTTGCAGAATTTTCAGGTTTTTCTGGAAGGAGGGATGCATAAGTACCCGGAACGTTTGTTAAGTCAATTCCGCCTTCTGATGCAGGTTTTAGTGCGTATATTAACCCTACATTTTCAATTACTATTTGTTTGTGTTTTAGTGTTTCCGTCTTTGGCATTTTTCTTAAATTTTTAACCCTGTCGCCCCTAGTACCTAAAAGAGGGCCTAATACATATCCCCAGCCGTATTTTGATAGATAATATGTAAAATATGCCCAGAATTTAGGATTCGCCAAACTTTCATCTACGAAGTTGTCTTCGCTTGTAGCTATGAATTTTTCACTGACGACTAAAAAATCCCCGTTTTTTATTTCAAATCCGTTTTCAATTTCATTTTTTAAAGAATTGATGGATTCTGATACAAAATCTTCGTTTCTATCGATATATCTGGTTCTTATCGGTGTTGCATTTATTTCCATTTTTTCACGAATTAAAACTATCTCCATTATTTTTATATTTTGGTACTCTATAATTAGTAAGGAAAAAGGTGAAAATTATGCATCTAACGAGAGAAGAGGAAAAATTGTATGCAGGAGAATACGGGGAAGCCCTAGAAACCTGCATGAACTTACTTGTGTCATTAGGCGATATTTACGGAGCAGAAAAACTGGTAGATATATCTTCTGCACAGGTTTCCGGAGTTTCTTACAAAACTATCGGTGAAAAGGGACTGGAATTTTTAAAAGACCTTGCAGATCAGGGTTTAAAGGCAACAGTTCCAACAACGTTAAATCCTGCTGGAATGGATTTGATAAGGTACGATGAACTCAAATTCCCAAAGGATTTTGCAAAAAAACAGCTCGAAATAATTGACTGTTTTAAAAGAATGGAAATTGAAATCAGCTGTACATGTACGCCTTATTTAACTGGAAATGTTCCAATGTTTGGTTCACACGTTGCATGGGCAGAGTCTTCTGCAGTAGCTTATGTAAATTCAGTAATCGGTGCAAGAACCAACAGGGAGGGCGGACCTTCAGCATTAGCAGCTGCAATCATTGGAAAAACACCATGTTACGGATACCATTTGGATGAAAACAGGCTTCCAACACAAGTTTTTGAAGTTGATATGGAACTTGAAGATGCAAGTTCATTTTACGGAATTTTGGGAAGAATTACGGGAAAAATTGTAAAAAACGGAATTCCATACTTCAAATTTAAAAATTGTGAATCAGTTAAAAATGATTATTTAAAAGCACTTGGAGCCGCACTTGCAGCAAGCGGCGGTGTTGCATTATACCACGTTGAAGGAATAACTCCCGAAGCAAAAAAAGGACTGGAAATAACAGGTCTTGAAAAAGTAGTTATCGGAAAAGACGATTTTGAAAAAGAATATGATTCTTTCAAAACTTCAGAAAAACCAGATTTAATTTGTATCGGATGTCCACACTGCAGTCTTGATGAAATCAAAGAAGTTGCAGAGTTTGTAAAAGCTGAAAATGCAAAATTCAATGCAGAAGTTTGGGTTTGTACATCAATTCACATGAAATCGATTGCTGACAGGATGGGATATACGAAAATTATTGAAGATGCTGGCGGAAAAGTAGTTGTTGACACGTGTATGGTCGTAGCTCCGATTGAAGACATGGGATACAAAAACGTTGCAACGAATTCTGGAAAAGCTGCAACGTATCTGCCGGGTTTTTGCAAAAGCAACGTGATATACGGAACAACTTATGAAATTTTGAAAAAAGCAACTGAATAATTTATTAATTTTAATAAATCGGTGAAATAATGAAAAAGATGATTATTGTTGGTGCGGGTCCTGGAGACAAGGAATTAATCACGATAAAAGGAAAAAATGCAATTGAAAGTGCAGATATCTTAATTTATGCAGGTTCGTTAGTAAATCCGGAAGTTTTAGATTACAACAAAAAGGATGCAAAAATCTACAACAGTGCAACGATGACACTCGATGAAGTAATCGAAGTTGCAGTAAACGGAATTAAAAACGGATTAACTGTTGTAAGGGTTCATACTGGAGACCCTGCACTTTACGGTGCGATAAAAGAGCAGATCGATGAATTGAAAAAATATGAAATCGATGTAGAAATAATTCCAGGAGTAACTTCCCTTTTTGCAGCAGCGGCAACTTTAAAATCAGAATTAACGCTTCCTGATGTATCACAAACAGTAATAATTACACGGCCTGAAGGAAGAACTCCAAAACCTGCAAAAGAAAGTTTAATCGCGCTTGCAAAACACAACGCTACAATGGCAATTTATTTGGGAACAGGAATGATAGAAAAAGTATGTAAGGAGCTAATTGAAGGTGGATATCCGGAAAACACTGCGGTTTCAGTGGTATATCATGCATCATGGCCTGACGAGAAAAAAATTACTGGAACACTAAAAGACATATCTGAAAAAGTAAAAGGCGAAGGAATTACAAAAACAGCACTTATAATCGTTGGAAATGTAACAAATCCTGACAGTTATGATTATTCAAAACTTTACGACAAAGACTTTGAACACGAATTTAGAAAACCTAAAAATTAAAGATTTAATTCTTCTATTTTTTCCATTAAAATTTTTAAATCAGTTTTTTTTGCAACGTTCTGCTCATTACCTATTAATTCAGTTAATTTTATTTTTAATTCTTCAATATTTTCCGATTCTTCAATTAATTCTCTTATATATTCCATATTTTGAACATAAGGCGCAGTTTCCATTACTAATTCTCTATTTTCCATCATTTTCACCTTTTGTTTTTTTATCGTATCTTTCATTAATTGCAATTTCTGAAACAATTGTTGTAATTTCTCTTTCAAGGTGTTCTGTCCTTAAATATGATTTGTAAACTAAGAAAAACAGAATTATAATTCCAAAATACACTAAAACGTCAATACCTCTTCCTACACCCAGACTGTTTGCAATTTTTCCAAGAAAATTTGGAAAACTTACCATTAACATTACAAAAATCCATCCTAAAATCCATATAACTGCAGTAAATGGTGAAATAGCACTTTTTTTAGCCTGGACTGCAACTTTTAAAATAACAATTAATCCAACGATAATCCCGATAATTTGAACAGGTTCCATCAACACACCTC
Encoded proteins:
- a CDS encoding DUF2304 domain-containing protein; translated protein: MEPVQIIGIIVGLIVILKVAVQAKKSAISPFTAVIWILGWIFVMLMVSFPNFLGKIANSLGVGRGIDVLVYFGIIILFFLVYKSYLRTEHLEREITTIVSEIAINERYDKKTKGENDGK
- a CDS encoding HEAT repeat domain-containing protein, which encodes MIGSFKSTDYHLNPKSGADTKGISGFDFSDFRDVLSVGKYAFEHRESIKHFIPKFEKALESDFKIKWAALNSLSMISKANPLEVLPLIPKIAELLENSDWRIRKNAVLFFGDFGLVCYNNVKPYMENLKKCINDSNIDVVCSSAYALSKIMLNSKCEEKIDLFGILREKITSKVVLMDLIKNIGEINPDLIKSCQNDVLSCLDSNDPVLKSKVIKILGDIKDYELDENTSKILIDSLKSDNLEIRRSSVYSIWKYSEKYPEYLKNAINTLVEFTSSSDKYTKIYSLLALNKLSYTEPLKFENLNINPLLDEDPDVIYPSITLLYNLSKYSPKVTTRHYKKVCVLMNNPDKYISKQALRIVGNLGKYDQKYINRYINNVRLKLSDEELSKEATIAMVKSGYIEKKNLEIILKAADKAKYNMEFLREIIEEYPKELLSSLEKELFNLKRTWNQEYINELCYSINERLSLNDPDFTNIKLERPEIEEPPVIVALKSECTEVELEDGKQVYILDKSKCIETSLSGDLLELLDVENKNEFDIYKLSHDLMIQSLIESAINEPKR
- a CDS encoding coenzyme F420-0:L-glutamate ligase, whose protein sequence is MEIVLIREKMEINATPIRTRYIDRNEDFVSESINSLKNEIENGFEIKNGDFLVVSEKFIATSEDNFVDESLANPKFWAYFTYYLSKYGWGYVLGPLLGTRGDRVKNLRKMPKTETLKHKQIVIENVGLIYALKPASEGGIDLTNVPGTYASLLPEKPENSAKKLHKKIKEELNLDLTVMVIDTDATYRFFNWYVTALPIAIDGIISKIGVFGYILGKFGKILKQGGLCGATPLAIVGNENYKKYPLKTILYIANLSDTSQVPYTKSIHDLMKKYNTFEITVDVLKEMEHSPLVIVKCE
- a CDS encoding aconitase X; this translates as MHLTREEEKLYAGEYGEALETCMNLLVSLGDIYGAEKLVDISSAQVSGVSYKTIGEKGLEFLKDLADQGLKATVPTTLNPAGMDLIRYDELKFPKDFAKKQLEIIDCFKRMEIEISCTCTPYLTGNVPMFGSHVAWAESSAVAYVNSVIGARTNREGGPSALAAAIIGKTPCYGYHLDENRLPTQVFEVDMELEDASSFYGILGRITGKIVKNGIPYFKFKNCESVKNDYLKALGAALAASGGVALYHVEGITPEAKKGLEITGLEKVVIGKDDFEKEYDSFKTSEKPDLICIGCPHCSLDEIKEVAEFVKAENAKFNAEVWVCTSIHMKSIADRMGYTKIIEDAGGKVVVDTCMVVAPIEDMGYKNVATNSGKAATYLPGFCKSNVIYGTTYEILKKATE
- the cobM gene encoding precorrin-4 C(11)-methyltransferase: MKKMIIVGAGPGDKELITIKGKNAIESADILIYAGSLVNPEVLDYNKKDAKIYNSATMTLDEVIEVAVNGIKNGLTVVRVHTGDPALYGAIKEQIDELKKYEIDVEIIPGVTSLFAAAATLKSELTLPDVSQTVIITRPEGRTPKPAKESLIALAKHNATMAIYLGTGMIEKVCKELIEGGYPENTAVSVVYHASWPDEKKITGTLKDISEKVKGEGITKTALIIVGNVTNPDSYDYSKLYDKDFEHEFRKPKN